The Antennarius striatus isolate MH-2024 chromosome 23, ASM4005453v1, whole genome shotgun sequence genome has a segment encoding these proteins:
- the LOC137590553 gene encoding E3 ubiquitin-protein ligase CCNB1IP1 isoform X1 — MSLCDDALLCNFPKCRTTLNGFAWVTACSHVFCDQHGSSEFSRSPAICPACSSALSGKLDIVRTELSPSEEYKAMVLAGLRPDIVLDISTRALTLWSYQVHQERMYQNYSLSRAEAQLKQMEKVLAQQNQCRELELGAMRGEIASLKKVMEDYKRKYSEVSERLMERNRQYQKLQALYDSLRLRNMVVGTEERDAMQQPVLHNFSNTEAAPQATPQRSPQLLHSGEGRFFSCLEADRGNPFFQFSTPTKERVRTFNRKL, encoded by the exons ATGTCTCTCTGCGATGACGCGCTCCTGTGTAACTTCCCAAAATGCCGGACCACGTTGAATGGCTTTGCCTGGGTGACCGCCTGCTCCCATGTTTTCTGTGATCAACATGGCTCGAGTGAATTCAGCCGTTCTCCTGCCATTTGCCCGGCGTGCTCCTCGGCGCTATCTGGGAAGCTGGACATTGTGAGGACGGAGCTGTCGCCCTCTGAGGAGTATAAAGCCATGGTGCTGGCGGGTCTGCGACCAGACATCGTCCTGGACATCAGCACCCGAGCTCTGACCCTCTGGAGTTATCAG GTTCATCAGGAGCGAATGTACCAGAACTACAGTCTGTCACGGGCAGAGGCCCAGCTGAAGCAGATGGAGAAGGTGTTAGCACAACAGAACCAGTGCAGAGAACTGGAGCTCGGCGCCATGCGTGGAGAAATCGCCTCCCTGAAGAAA GTGATGGAGGATTACAAGAGGAAGTACAGCGAGGTGTCTGAGAGGCTGATGGAACGGAACAGGCAGTACCAGAAACTCCAGGCGCTGTACGACTCTCTGAGGCTGCGCAACATGGTGGTGGGCACCGAGGAGAGAGACGCTATGCAGCAGCCAGTGCTTCACAACTTCAGCAACACTG AAGCAGCTCCTCAGGCGACGCCACAGAGGAGTCCCCAGCTCCTCCACAGCGGGGAGGGCAGATTCTTCTCCTGCCTGGAGGCCGACAGAGGCAACCCTTTCTTCCAGTTCAGCACCCCGACAAAGGAGAGAGTCCGGACCTTCAACAGGAAGCTCTGA
- the LOC137590553 gene encoding E3 ubiquitin-protein ligase CCNB1IP1 isoform X2, whose product MSLCDDALLCNFPKCRTTLNGFAWVTACSHVFCDQHGSSEFSRSPAICPACSSALSGKLDIVRTELSPSEEYKAMVLAGLRPDIVLDISTRALTLWSYQVHQERMYQNYSLSRAEAQLKQMEKVLAQQNQCRELELGAMRGEIASLKKVMEDYKRKYSEVSERLMERNRQYQKLQALYDSLRLRNMVVGTEERDAMQQPVLHNFSNTAAPQATPQRSPQLLHSGEGRFFSCLEADRGNPFFQFSTPTKERVRTFNRKL is encoded by the exons ATGTCTCTCTGCGATGACGCGCTCCTGTGTAACTTCCCAAAATGCCGGACCACGTTGAATGGCTTTGCCTGGGTGACCGCCTGCTCCCATGTTTTCTGTGATCAACATGGCTCGAGTGAATTCAGCCGTTCTCCTGCCATTTGCCCGGCGTGCTCCTCGGCGCTATCTGGGAAGCTGGACATTGTGAGGACGGAGCTGTCGCCCTCTGAGGAGTATAAAGCCATGGTGCTGGCGGGTCTGCGACCAGACATCGTCCTGGACATCAGCACCCGAGCTCTGACCCTCTGGAGTTATCAG GTTCATCAGGAGCGAATGTACCAGAACTACAGTCTGTCACGGGCAGAGGCCCAGCTGAAGCAGATGGAGAAGGTGTTAGCACAACAGAACCAGTGCAGAGAACTGGAGCTCGGCGCCATGCGTGGAGAAATCGCCTCCCTGAAGAAA GTGATGGAGGATTACAAGAGGAAGTACAGCGAGGTGTCTGAGAGGCTGATGGAACGGAACAGGCAGTACCAGAAACTCCAGGCGCTGTACGACTCTCTGAGGCTGCGCAACATGGTGGTGGGCACCGAGGAGAGAGACGCTATGCAGCAGCCAGTGCTTCACAACTTCAGCAACACTG CAGCTCCTCAGGCGACGCCACAGAGGAGTCCCCAGCTCCTCCACAGCGGGGAGGGCAGATTCTTCTCCTGCCTGGAGGCCGACAGAGGCAACCCTTTCTTCCAGTTCAGCACCCCGACAAAGGAGAGAGTCCGGACCTTCAACAGGAAGCTCTGA
- the ttc5 gene encoding tetratricopeptide repeat protein 5 has translation MAEHEKLTEPETHKDELQTLKELVDDLYKFRDCYFEAHSLEEAAKKQSDVTQELEKTLKKLEEKEDEFKHKAEFLLLKGRCLNIAPDFSAEAYKCLSQAVKLEPGLIEGWNTLGEQHWKKGDLIGAKNCFTGALQQSKNKVSLRSLSMVLRQLPVTDKVQQGKQLLESMDMAREAVQLDVQDGTSWYILGNAYLSLFFGCGQNPQLSQQAFTAYAQSERVDKSASFNSDLHFNRSSLFQYEEMYGSALCGYKQAAVLDHGWEAPQEKEKQLLEYLRKVTKLIQNKGNVKTRRLRSMLSNLNTSALGPCSSSDFRSPMGRVGSLEPRTLSSLQHGNNVGVAALGKVVFSVTSEGSMAFTFGMVDSEEVCVVVMVYNSADGWGVLIGDTVVIPEPHVKQNSITHGSESFDFRSIRVDSPLLLIVNGKKQNIHSQTAASISYTPHWN, from the exons ATGGCGGAACACGAAAAGCTAACAGAGCCTGAGACACACAAGGATGAGCTGCAAACTTTGAAG GAGCTTGTGGATGACCTGTATAAATTCAGAGATTGCTATTTTGAGGCTCACAGTTTGGAAGAAGCGGCAAAGAAACAAAGTGATGTTACCCAGGAGTTAGAGAAGACTTtgaagaagctggaggagaaagaag ATGAATTTAAACACAAAGCAGAGTTTCTGCTGCTGAAGGGCAGGTGTCTAAACATAGCTCCTGACTTCAGCGCTGAAGCATACAAGTGCCTTTCCCAGGCAGTGAAGTTGGAGCCTGGACTGATTGAAGGCTGGAACACATTAGGGGAGCAGCACTGGAAAAAAGGAGACTTGATAGGTGCCAAGAATTGTTTCACTGGAGCCTTGCAACAG AGCAAGAACAAAGTGTCTCTACGCAGCCTTTCTATGGTGCTGAGACAGCTACCTGTGACAGACAAGGTTCAACAAGGCAAGCAGTTGCTGGAGAGTATGGACATGGCCCGAGAAGCTGTGCAGCTGGATGTACAAGACGGGACGTCCTGGT ATATCTTGGGAAATGCCTACCTATCTCTCTTTTTCGGCTGTGGACAGAATCCGCAGTTGTCTCAGCAAGCTTTTACCGCTTATGCACAATCT GAAAGAGTGGACAAATCTGCCTCCTTTAACTCAGATCTACATTTCAACCGATCCAGTTTGTTCCAGTATGAGGAGATGTATGGGTCTGCGCTTTGTGGCTACAAACAAGCAGCAGTGCTCGACCACGGTTGGGAGGCACctcaggagaaggagaagcagctTCTGGAGTATCTGAGGAAGGTCACCAAACTCATTCAGAACAAG GGGAACGTGAAGACCCGGCGGTTACGGTCGATGCTCTCGAACCTCAACACGTCGGCTTTGGGTCCGTGCTCCTCCTCTGACTTCCGGTCTCCGATGGGCCGCGTCGGTAGCCTGGAGCCTCGCACTCTGTCCTCCCTCCAACATGGCAACAACGTCGGAGTGGCTGCCTTGGGCAAGGTGGTGTTCAGCGTGACCTCTGAGGGCAGCATGGCCTT TACTTTTGGCATGGTGGACAGCGAGGAGGTGTGTGTAGTGGTGATGGTTTACAACTCAGCAGATGGCTGGGGGGTCCTGATAGGAGACACAGTCGTCATTCCTGAGCCTCACGTCAAGCAAAACAGTATAACACACGGATCTGAG TCGTTTGACTTCAGAAGCATACGAGTGGACTCGCCTTTGCTCCTCATCGTCAACGGCAAGAAACAAAACATCCACAGTCAGACTGCTGCCTCCATCAGCTACACGCCTCACTGGAATTGA